The following proteins are co-located in the Lacticaseibacillus paracasei subsp. paracasei genome:
- a CDS encoding nitroreductase family protein, producing MTETVATKKLTNNDFADVMFDRHSVRVFDPSVKISRDELQEMIKEATTAPSACNLQSWHFVIIDTPEGKEKLKKTAMKFNYPQIDSSSAIIFIAGDTQSHEVYRDVWTKVYEDGKISKEKLDQIFNTFLPLYENASPEFLTLDATIDGAMVGMQLLLTARAHGFDANPWSGYDFKTIIPTLGLDPKRFVPVMAVAIGKAAEKPIHTDRYDVKQLIDYLD from the coding sequence ATGACAGAAACAGTAGCAACAAAAAAATTAACTAATAATGACTTCGCAGACGTGATGTTTGATCGTCATTCAGTTCGGGTGTTCGATCCATCAGTTAAAATCAGTCGCGACGAGCTTCAGGAAATGATTAAAGAAGCTACCACCGCGCCATCTGCCTGCAACTTGCAGTCGTGGCACTTTGTCATTATTGATACACCAGAAGGCAAAGAAAAATTGAAAAAGACTGCCATGAAATTCAACTATCCGCAGATCGATTCCAGTTCTGCCATCATCTTCATCGCCGGCGATACGCAGTCTCATGAAGTTTATCGTGATGTTTGGACCAAGGTTTATGAAGACGGCAAAATCAGCAAGGAAAAGTTGGACCAGATTTTCAATACCTTCCTGCCATTATATGAAAATGCTTCACCTGAATTTCTGACATTAGATGCCACCATCGATGGCGCCATGGTTGGCATGCAACTGCTGCTGACGGCGCGGGCACATGGCTTTGATGCCAATCCGTGGTCCGGTTACGACTTCAAGACGATTATTCCAACATTGGGGCTTGATCCAAAACGCTTTGTGCCAGTTATGGCAGTGGCTATTGGTAAGGCAGCTGAGAAGCCGATTCATACTGATCGCTATGATGTGAAGCAGCTGATTGACTATTTGGACTAA
- a CDS encoding IS5 family transposase (programmed frameshift) gives MRTFTHRYGSDITRDQFNLIRADLEDARKHTAPRQIDLYDVFCAMLYTMKNGCTWRDLPSDFPKWQTVYYYWVLWTKQENPIEMALLTRVLKKPVAFLRFSQGRSTRTSFLILDAQSVKNTDTAENSGYDGGKKIKGIKRTLAVDNQGLPQGIHVTTGDVSDRDAASSLLMLHADQFDLVQRIMVDGGYTGDKFASLVGNSIGADVIIAKQSDLKHGHVTPQRWVIERSFGWLEKCRRLWKNCERKLHTSTMMITLAFLRFMLKRH, from the exons ATGCGAACTTTTACCCATCGATATGGTAGCGATATTACGCGTGACCAATTTAACCTCATTCGAGCTGATCTTGAAGATGCACGGAAACATACTGCACCAAGACAAATTGATTTGTACGATGTCTTTTGTGCAATGCTGTATACCATGAAAAATGGGTGTACTTGGCGTGATCTCCCGAGTGATTTTCCAAAGTGGCAAACTGTTTATTATTACTGGGTGCTTTGGACAAAACAAGAGAACCCAATCGAGATGGCCCTATTAACCAGGGTTTTAAAAAAAC CTGTCGCTTTCCTACGATTTAGCCAAGGCCGGTCAACTAGAACTTCGTTCCTGATACTGGATGCTCAAAGTGTTAAAAACACGGACACAGCAGAGAATTCAGGTTATGATGGCGGCAAAAAGATTAAAGGTATCAAACGGACATTAGCTGTTGATAATCAAGGATTGCCCCAAGGAATTCACGTCACCACTGGTGACGTATCTGATCGTGACGCTGCTAGTTCGCTATTGATGTTACATGCAGATCAATTTGACCTTGTCCAGCGAATCATGGTTGACGGCGGCTATACGGGAGATAAGTTTGCCAGCTTAGTTGGCAATAGCATCGGTGCAGATGTCATCATTGCCAAGCAAAGTGATTTAAAGCATGGCCATGTAACCCCACAACGTTGGGTGATTGAGCGAAGCTTTGGCTGGCTAGAAAAATGCCGTCGCCTCTGGAAAAACTGCGAACGCAAGCTTCACACTAGTACAATGATGATAACGTTAGCCTTTCTTCGCTTCATGCTCAAAAGACACTAA
- a CDS encoding IS30 family transposase, producing the protein MAIITLIERSQIELMQHHTIQYIAATLGRSRISIRHELHRCPEGDYCAIIAQDHADTCRHRCGRHSILTPKLKRMVTEKLNLGWSPEMVGYAVHCAPHTIYHWIYQRQVDFQPSQLFDHGKRHKRRQDLRSRYNQAVGTSIEIRSESANRRTEKGHLEMDTVRGGRGSKAAVLTIVDRVTRLMATTKLENLSQNAVLKGFARLMVDFPGPVRSVTVDHGKEFSCDQALTKRYRIPVYFCHAYHPNERGTNERFNRELRYYFPKGTQFDQVSETDIQQATALINNKPRKCLRWQTPVQAVSKPLSRW; encoded by the coding sequence ATGGCCATTATAACCTTAATTGAACGATCTCAGATAGAACTGATGCAACACCACACGATTCAATACATCGCCGCGACCTTAGGCCGCTCTCGTATTTCTATTAGGCATGAGCTTCACCGTTGCCCTGAAGGTGATTACTGCGCCATTATAGCTCAGGATCATGCCGATACTTGTCGGCATCGTTGTGGTCGGCACTCGATTTTAACGCCTAAGTTGAAGCGGATGGTAACTGAGAAGCTAAACCTAGGTTGGTCCCCTGAAATGGTCGGTTATGCCGTTCACTGTGCGCCACACACGATTTACCACTGGATTTATCAAAGACAAGTCGATTTTCAGCCAAGCCAACTCTTTGATCACGGTAAACGTCATAAAAGAAGACAAGACCTTCGGTCGCGCTATAACCAAGCAGTAGGCACCTCAATTGAGATTCGCAGTGAGTCAGCTAATCGGCGAACCGAAAAAGGACATTTAGAGATGGATACAGTTCGCGGTGGTCGCGGGTCAAAGGCTGCTGTTTTGACCATTGTCGATCGGGTGACACGTTTAATGGCGACAACTAAGCTTGAAAACTTATCACAAAATGCTGTTCTCAAGGGATTTGCAAGACTGATGGTGGACTTTCCGGGTCCGGTTCGATCAGTGACGGTTGATCACGGTAAAGAGTTTTCCTGCGATCAGGCGCTTACAAAGCGCTATCGGATACCGGTTTACTTTTGCCACGCCTATCACCCGAATGAACGGGGCACAAATGAACGGTTCAATCGAGAACTTCGCTACTATTTCCCGAAGGGAACACAGTTTGATCAGGTTTCAGAGACCGATATTCAACAAGCCACAGCGCTTATCAATAACAAACCTAGAAAATGTCTCCGTTGGCAAACCCCAGTTCAAGCAGTGAGCAAGCCTCTTTCTAGGTGGTAA
- a CDS encoding phage integrase central domain-containing protein, whose protein sequence is MATIKRYKNSSGDTRYEIFVSAGTDELTGKKRRIHKRGFRDKKEAALAASRFTLDADAGSLSTIRSMTFKAVYLEWDAAYKNTVRESTYERTYIQVKKHVLPLFGNKPINKITTAQLQQAVNQWSKQVTRNYRRWLTTTSRILRFALRRGYINKNPADLVIIPKEKEQIGDVAANFWDKQA, encoded by the coding sequence GTCTCTGCTGGTACTGATGAACTAACTGGAAAGAAGCGCCGAATTCATAAACGAGGCTTCAGAGACAAAAAAGAAGCCGCCCTAGCAGCATCCAGATTTACCTTAGACGCTGATGCAGGCAGTTTATCGACTATTAGAAGCATGACGTTCAAAGCTGTTTATCTTGAGTGGGACGCAGCATATAAGAATACCGTTCGAGAAAGCACGTACGAGCGCACCTATATACAAGTTAAGAAACACGTTTTACCGCTTTTTGGTAATAAACCGATTAATAAGATCACCACAGCGCAGCTACAGCAAGCCGTTAACCAATGGTCAAAACAAGTCACTAGGAACTACCGAAGATGGCTTACAACTACCAGTCGTATTCTTCGCTTTGCCTTACGCCGTGGTTACATTAATAAAAACCCGGCTGACCTTGTCATCATTCCAAAAGAGAAGGAACAAATTGGTGATGTTGCTGCGAACTTTTGGGATAAGCAAGCCTAG